The nucleotide sequence TAGAAGAAATGGAAGATAGATACTTGCGGGCTCGTGCTGAAATCGCAAATATGGCAAATCGAGGAAAAAATGAGCGTGAGCAATTACAAAAATACCGTTCACAAGATTTAGCCAAAAAATTACTTCCATCAATTGACAACCTGGAACGTGCATTAGCCACAGAAGTGTCAGATGATCAAGGGGCAGGTTTGAAAAAAGGCGTGGAAATGGTCTTGGAAAGTTTGCGTAACGCACTGGAAGAAGAAGGAATTGAAAAAATCCCTGCTAAAGGAGAAGCCTTTGATCCTAATCTTCATCAAGCAGTACAAACTGTTCCAGCGACTGAAGATACACCAGCCGATACGATTGTAGAAGTACTACAAGAAGGCTACAAATTACATGATCGCGTGTTAAGACCAACTATGGTCATTGTTGCACAATAATTGTGCGGATATAAAACTTACACTTTCAATTAAAGAAGGAGACGTTAATTATGAGTAAAATTATCGGTATTGACTTAGGTACGACTAACTCTGCAGTAGCAGTATTGGAAGGAAACGAAGCAAAAATCATCGCTAACCCAGAAGGAAACCGTACAACACCTTCTGTTGTATCATTCAAAAATGGAGAAATCCAAGTAGGGGAAGTTGCAAAACGTCAAGCTGTGACAAACCCAAATACGATTTCATCAATCAAACGCCATATCGGTGAAGCAGGTTACAAAGTAGATGTAGAAGGTAAATCATATACACCACAAGAAATCTCAGCAATGATCCTTCAATATATCAAAGGATTCGCAGAAGACTATTTAGGTGAAAAAGTCGAAAAAGCAGTTATCACTGTGCCAGCTTACTTTAATGATGCACAACGTCAAGCAACAAAAGATGCTGGTAAGATCGCTGGTCTAGAAGTAGAACGTATCGTCAATGAACCAACTGCAGCTGCTCTTGCCTATGGTTTAGATAAAACAGATCGCGACGAAAAAATCTTAGTATTCGACCTTGGTGGCGGTACTTTTGACGTATCTATCCTTGAACTAGGAGACGGTGTCTTTGATGTATTGTCAACAGCTGGCGACAACCATCTAGGTGGGGACGACTTTGATAACAAAATCATCGACTACATGGTAGCAGAATTCAAAAAAGAAAACAGCATTGACTTGTCTCAAGACAAAATGGCTTTACAACGCTTGAAAGACGCTGCTGAAAAAGCGAAAAAAGATTTATCTGGCGTATCAAGCACACAAATCAGCTTGCCATTTATCACAGCAGGAGAATCTGGACCATTGCATTTGGAAATGACATTGACACGTGCAAAATTTGATGAATTAACAGCTGACTTAGTAGAACGTACAAAAGTACCAGTACGTCAAGCGTTAAAAGATGCAGGTCTGTCACAATCAGAAATCGACGAAGTTATTTTAGTCGGTGGATCTACTCGTATCCCTGCAGTTGTAGAAGCAGTACGTAAAGAAACAGGAAAAGAACCAAACAAATCAGTTAACCCTGATGAAGTAGTTGCTATGGGTGCTGCTATCCAAGGTGGCGTGATCACTGGTGATGTGAAAGATGTTGTTTTACTTGACGTTACACCATTGTCATTAGGTATCGAAACAATGGGTGGAGTGTTCACTAAATTGATTGACCGCAATACAACGATTCCAACAAGTAAATCACAAGTATTCTCAACTGCGGCAGATAATCAACCAGCAGTAGACATCCATGTATTACAAGGTGAACGCCCAATGGCTGCTGACAACAAAACTCTAGGAAGATTCCAATTGACAGATATTCCAGCAGCTCCTCGTGGTATTCCACAAATCGAAGTAACATTCGATATTGATAAAAACGGGATTGTAAATGTATCTGCGAAAGATCTAGGTACACAAAAAGAACAAAAAATCACGATCAAATCTTCTTCAGGTCTAACAGACGAAGAAATCGAACGTATGGTGAAAGATGCAGAAGCAAACGCTGAAGCAGATAAAGCTCGTAAAGAGGAAGTTGACCTACGTAATGATGTAGACGCATTGCTATTCTCTGTGGACAAAACATTGAAAGAATTAGAAGGCAAAGTGGACGAAGAAGAAGTGAAAAAAGCAGAAACAGCTCGTGACGAATTAAAAGCCGCTGTTGAAGCAAACAACATCGAGGAAATGAAAACTAAACGCGATGCATTGAACGAAATCGTTCAAAACTTGACTGTTAAACTATACGAACAAGCTGCACAACAACAAGCTCAAGAAAATCCAGAAGCAGCTCAAGGCGGAGCAGATGATGTCGTTGATGCTGATTTTGAAGAAGTCGATGGCGACGATAAATAATCAGTTCACTGAATTTCGAGAGAAGGCCAAAGTTGCTACTTTGGCTTTTTCTTTTGAAAAATAGTTTGAAGTATCGGTTTTTGTTTCAAACAAAATATGATATGATAACAAGCGACGTGAAAATGATGAGAACCAATAGGAGGAAAGCCTATGGCAACAAAACGTGATTATTATGAAGTCTTAGGGCTCTCAAAAGGAGCATCAGAAGATGAAATAAAGAAAGCTTATCGTAAGCTTTCGAAAAAATACCATCCTGACATCAATAAAGAACCTGATGCGGAAGAAAAATTCAAAGAAGTATCAGAAGCATATGAGATTTTAAGTGACCCGCAAAAACGCGCTGCATACGACCAATACGGGCATGCAGGCACAGATCCAAATTACGGTGCTGGTGGAGCTGGTGGCGGATTTGGTGGATTCGGCGGCTTCTCTGGTGGCGGCTTCTCTGGTGGCGGCTTCGGTGGTTTTGAAGATATCTTCGACTCTTTCTTTGGAGGAGGCGGTCGGTCAGTCGATCCAAATGCGCCTCGTCAAGGTGCTGATTTGCAATATACGGTCGACTTGTCTTTTGAAGAAGCGATTTTTGGTGTAGAAAAAGAAATCAAGTATAATCGGGAAGAAATCTGTCATACTTGTGGTGGAAACGGTGCAAAACCAGGCACACAACCAACTACTTGTCATAAATGTCATGGTGCAGGTACGATCAATGTAGAACGCCAAACGCCACTTGGACGAGTGATGAGCCGTCAAACTTGTGATGTTTGTCATGGCACAGGGAAAGAAATCAAAGAACCTTGTCCAACCTGTCATGGCTCAGGGCATGAGAAGAAAGCACATTCAGTTAAAGTGAATGTACCAGCTGGTGTAGAAGAAGGACAACAAATGCGTTTAGCTGGTCAAGGAGAAGCTGGAGAAAACGGCGGACCATTTGGTGATTTGTATGTGGTCTTTCGTGTAGAAGAAAGTGATATCTTTGATCGTGAAGGTTCTGAAATTTACTATGAATTGCCTTTAAGTTTTGTACAAGCAGCTTTGGGGGATGAAGTCCAAGTACCAACTGTCCATGGAGATGTGAAATTGAAGATCCCTGCTGGAACACAGACAGGTACGAACTTCCGTTTACGTGGAAAAGGCGCTCCGAAGTTACGTGGTGGTGCAACAGGCGACCAACATGTCAAAGTAAAACTGATCACACCGAAAAATCTAAATGAACAACAAAGAGAAGCATTACGTGCATTCGCTGAAGCTGGCGGCATCAAAGTTGAAGAACAGCAAGAAGACGGTTTCTTCGATAAGTTTAAAGATGCTTTTGGCGGGAAAAAGCGGAAGTAGTTTTTCTAGTAAAAATATAAAGTAGACTTGCCCAAATTTTCTATTTCTAGTAAAAACGCT is from Enterococcus faecium and encodes:
- the grpE gene encoding nucleotide exchange factor GrpE; protein product: MKENQEELDKEMTDAQPEPEIDVEAAEDSGISEAEAEEFETAKLKAELEEMEDRYLRARAEIANMANRGKNEREQLQKYRSQDLAKKLLPSIDNLERALATEVSDDQGAGLKKGVEMVLESLRNALEEEGIEKIPAKGEAFDPNLHQAVQTVPATEDTPADTIVEVLQEGYKLHDRVLRPTMVIVAQ
- the dnaK gene encoding molecular chaperone DnaK is translated as MSKIIGIDLGTTNSAVAVLEGNEAKIIANPEGNRTTPSVVSFKNGEIQVGEVAKRQAVTNPNTISSIKRHIGEAGYKVDVEGKSYTPQEISAMILQYIKGFAEDYLGEKVEKAVITVPAYFNDAQRQATKDAGKIAGLEVERIVNEPTAAALAYGLDKTDRDEKILVFDLGGGTFDVSILELGDGVFDVLSTAGDNHLGGDDFDNKIIDYMVAEFKKENSIDLSQDKMALQRLKDAAEKAKKDLSGVSSTQISLPFITAGESGPLHLEMTLTRAKFDELTADLVERTKVPVRQALKDAGLSQSEIDEVILVGGSTRIPAVVEAVRKETGKEPNKSVNPDEVVAMGAAIQGGVITGDVKDVVLLDVTPLSLGIETMGGVFTKLIDRNTTIPTSKSQVFSTAADNQPAVDIHVLQGERPMAADNKTLGRFQLTDIPAAPRGIPQIEVTFDIDKNGIVNVSAKDLGTQKEQKITIKSSSGLTDEEIERMVKDAEANAEADKARKEEVDLRNDVDALLFSVDKTLKELEGKVDEEEVKKAETARDELKAAVEANNIEEMKTKRDALNEIVQNLTVKLYEQAAQQQAQENPEAAQGGADDVVDADFEEVDGDDK
- the dnaJ gene encoding molecular chaperone DnaJ: MATKRDYYEVLGLSKGASEDEIKKAYRKLSKKYHPDINKEPDAEEKFKEVSEAYEILSDPQKRAAYDQYGHAGTDPNYGAGGAGGGFGGFGGFSGGGFSGGGFGGFEDIFDSFFGGGGRSVDPNAPRQGADLQYTVDLSFEEAIFGVEKEIKYNREEICHTCGGNGAKPGTQPTTCHKCHGAGTINVERQTPLGRVMSRQTCDVCHGTGKEIKEPCPTCHGSGHEKKAHSVKVNVPAGVEEGQQMRLAGQGEAGENGGPFGDLYVVFRVEESDIFDREGSEIYYELPLSFVQAALGDEVQVPTVHGDVKLKIPAGTQTGTNFRLRGKGAPKLRGGATGDQHVKVKLITPKNLNEQQREALRAFAEAGGIKVEEQQEDGFFDKFKDAFGGKKRK